Proteins from a genomic interval of Leptospira kanakyensis:
- a CDS encoding response regulator, whose translation MVESNLNPNNTKSTRAKEFQRRPKEPILIIEDKKENQVLLEAICKRIGMETEIAEDGKVALDLASKRSYSLYLVDLMMPVMDGKTFILERKKLEPSAVFIVQTAIDQTEEIIEIMKLGVYDYLLKPLHVEIVSDRLEKALEYVYLKRMESVLIDEESKELKSQLEWLNYKESHRKTNEVNSELYSILNLKTTLMQGSGLGAMSTIIDSIQQIKVDQGKDYLINKEFWDLLYENHEHNMAMMSGLDLAVDIIQNNANLVRRKSEELLGILPSLVESFRTEIEEREIKVNLPVVKQSVYLDFDIESMKLAIHEIITNGLKYSKKKSHFDVFVTFVDGYFCLSAKNNIIEDEYAKQLTNSEKRLIEPFYRIHPPVESFYSKEKFSLGLGLTMVDFILHRHNGMFFIRNAIDHTTEVKADCIIAEIFLPIQNEKETNHE comes from the coding sequence ATGGTGGAATCGAACTTAAATCCAAACAATACCAAGTCCACTCGGGCAAAGGAATTCCAAAGACGTCCCAAGGAGCCAATCCTTATCATCGAGGATAAAAAAGAAAACCAAGTCCTCCTTGAGGCTATCTGCAAACGGATTGGAATGGAAACTGAAATCGCCGAGGATGGAAAAGTTGCTCTTGATCTGGCGTCAAAAAGATCATATAGCCTTTATTTGGTGGATTTGATGATGCCGGTGATGGATGGAAAAACATTCATCCTTGAGCGAAAAAAATTAGAACCTTCCGCAGTTTTTATCGTTCAAACAGCCATCGACCAAACGGAAGAAATCATCGAAATCATGAAACTCGGTGTGTATGATTACCTTTTAAAGCCACTTCATGTAGAAATTGTATCTGATCGTTTGGAAAAAGCATTAGAATACGTCTACTTAAAGCGAATGGAATCTGTTCTCATTGATGAAGAATCAAAAGAGTTAAAAAGTCAATTGGAATGGCTTAACTACAAAGAATCTCATAGAAAAACAAATGAAGTCAATTCAGAACTCTACTCTATCCTGAATCTAAAAACTACGTTAATGCAAGGATCTGGTCTGGGTGCTATGTCAACCATCATAGACTCTATCCAACAAATCAAAGTGGATCAAGGTAAAGATTATCTCATTAACAAAGAGTTCTGGGATTTGTTATATGAAAATCATGAACACAATATGGCAATGATGTCTGGACTTGACCTAGCTGTTGATATCATCCAAAACAACGCTAATTTAGTTAGAAGAAAAAGTGAAGAGTTACTTGGGATTTTACCTTCCCTTGTTGAATCGTTTAGAACTGAAATAGAAGAACGAGAAATTAAAGTCAATTTACCTGTAGTCAAACAATCTGTTTATTTGGATTTCGATATAGAATCAATGAAACTTGCCATTCACGAAATCATAACGAATGGACTGAAGTATTCCAAAAAAAAATCACATTTTGATGTATTTGTTACCTTTGTTGATGGGTATTTTTGTTTATCAGCCAAAAATAATATCATTGAAGATGAATATGCAAAACAACTTACAAATTCCGAAAAAAGACTAATTGAACCTTTTTATCGCATCCATCCGCCCGTCGAAAGTTTTTATTCTAAAGAAAAATTTAGTTTAGGCCTTGGGTTGACTATGGTTGATTTTATACTTCATAGGCACAATGGAATGTTTTTCATTCGTAATGCGATTGATCACACAACAGAAGTCAAAGCTGACTGCATCATTGCCGAAATATTTTTACCAATTCAAAACGAAAAGGAAACAAACCATGAATAG
- a CDS encoding response regulator gives MNRKILIIDDSAVFRKIISVHLKNADFDLIEAGDGIEGLKQLESNEVDLIVSDMNMPNMDGISFVKKVKENPKYKFTPIIMLTTESQPEKKQQGMDAGAKAWLTKPFSPEELLDTISKLLP, from the coding sequence ATGAATAGAAAAATTCTGATTATCGATGACTCTGCGGTATTCCGTAAAATCATCTCCGTCCATTTAAAAAACGCAGACTTCGATTTAATTGAAGCTGGTGATGGTATCGAGGGTTTGAAACAACTAGAAAGTAACGAAGTTGATTTGATTGTTTCGGACATGAATATGCCGAATATGGATGGTATTAGTTTTGTAAAAAAAGTCAAAGAAAATCCGAAATACAAATTTACACCGATCATTATGTTAACCACCGAATCCCAACCAGAAAAAAAACAACAAGGTATGGATGCAGGTGCCAAAGCATGGTTAACCAAACCCTTTTCACCTGAAGAGTTACTGGATACTATTTCTAAATTACTACCATAA
- a CDS encoding STAS domain-containing protein encodes MEPVQTLRESNSGFEIIWQGYLTVPFVKEWKNLSDVWTNTKGKIIHLDLQGIERIDSAGIQFLVYLKELSQTKHYSIHLKNHSLAVLKVLDLLGLVSFFGDRVKVKKEHSNEVEFRYGTRKTS; translated from the coding sequence ATGGAACCAGTTCAAACACTTAGAGAATCTAATTCAGGTTTTGAAATTATTTGGCAAGGGTATCTCACTGTACCTTTTGTCAAAGAATGGAAAAATCTGTCTGATGTTTGGACAAATACAAAGGGAAAAATCATCCATTTAGATTTACAAGGAATTGAAAGAATTGATTCAGCTGGAATCCAATTTTTAGTGTATCTAAAAGAACTAAGCCAAACCAAACACTACTCCATCCATTTAAAAAATCACTCTTTAGCTGTACTCAAAGTTTTGGATTTACTTGGACTTGTGAGTTTTTTTGGGGATCGTGTGAAGGTAAAAAAGGAACATTCAAACGAAGTCGAATTTAGATATGGAACGAGGAAAACAAGTTAA